One region of Leishmania panamensis strain MHOM/PA/94/PSC-1 chromosome 28 sequence genomic DNA includes:
- a CDS encoding glycoside hydrolase, putative (TriTrypDB/GeneDB-style sysID: LpmP.28.2330): MRDRRLLLKKDAETDATEVSMPAESVQERYQRAKKRQAKDTRRGVLSYLLFILVFLGIPLLIVAHYTPFFVFQSLRCHLQEQYIWSDRTVQAMEDGYTRYFNEPPLYPSREYNRTMMWGTYEPSRIFAVKSRSLQPVTVGIAWYDSAMEHPLRHTMPYLHNKVNAPRTTQKKDSDPEVMQVMWTVNDGLHYAKEVVEDRGNKVSLEIELLKSPFADAWHVRIHGRVEGNSPLVMVVYMSHADIQERIELEAPTERNDGDWSPVLKSRMQPEGEAEHTDFTLRVYDDHSPLYDTAPWHVYGLHTDVEKAFQRTAVDAVGATPAERAAAGGRGIGGGAHVGELQQQQLDLRRLPESVFTYIQAKDPQSFQTPSSWMSHNIMILRKAYDSSFRLQLSLSPVDHAQSDAAPEASTTHRIGNPVPRYEALSTCQLTNALRWRSKAISLHSAKVFRPWLTVFNSTQGLYERIATSALAELFGSLTFTRGHYLHVSADVDDAWDQQGRAAELWSDKQLQASRQRVSALAAIGSRTDEAYGQPSLTGLLLLFLTRWNKEVAKDIFASWLLGAQDPETGFVPNRAVFSAETRSFTPRALRYEHPTMASPPTLLLGLEELLKEMSRKSARLASANRRKTRNTPEYFERERVADKAFLRTILPALKRWRTWWHRTQCGGATDELARHCRSRRPLEEWPLQPVEDQPESLLVYRWRGRDRHWLPTSGMEDYPRPICAGEHHREAHVDAFSWVALLSTLISRIETEFLHETESVRLDWEAHLNAVHWNATEMRYGDRIGCSSWTHTPYFGYANLYPVMLGVVRRDLSRAARTIALAQQELESDYGLMSVSFSSVRLARESGLPHHNMWMGYVWPSANLLFLYGVKSHYLEVLDSTSAAAGGLAETQLYNFYTSLRVNIIEAIRGGSRWWEYYSPLDGRGEGSKTHVATHSLLLGLLDNFA, translated from the coding sequence ATGCGTGACCGTCGTCTCTTGCTGAAGAAAGATGCGGAGACGGACGCCACCGAGGTGAGCATGCCGGCGGAGTCGGTGCAGGAGCGGTATCAGCGTGCCAAGAAGCGCCAGGCCAAGGACACGCGACGTGGCGTTCTTAGCTACCTACTCTTTATTCTTGTGTTTCTCGGCATTCCACTTCTCATCGTGGCGCACTACACGCCCTTCTTCGTGTTTCAAAGCCTGCGCTGTCATCTGCAAGAGCAGTACATCTGGTCAGACAGGACCGTGCAGGCCATGGAGGACGGTTACACTCGCTACTTCAACGAGCCGCCGCTCTACCCGTCTAGGGAGTACAACCGCACGATGATGTGGGGCACCTACGAACCGAGCCGCATCTTTGCCGTCAAGAGCCGCTCTCTACAGCCAGTCACTGTGGGGATTGCGTGGTATGACTCGGCCATGGAGCATCCTCTGCGCCACACGATGCCGTACTTGCACAACAAGGTGAACGCCCCGCGCACGACGCAGAAGAAGGACAGCGACCCTGAGGTCATGCAGGTGATGTGGACCGTGAACGATGGACTGCACTACGccaaggaggtggtggaggaccGAGGAAACAAGGTTTCTCTCGAGATTGAGTTGCTCAAGAGCCCGTTTGCAGATGCCTGGCACGTGCGCATCCACGGTCGCGTTGAAGGCAACTCGCCGCTGGTTATGGTAGTGTACATGTCGCACGCGGACATACAGGAGCGTATAGAGCTAGAGGCGCCTACTGAGCGCAACGACGGCGACTGGAGCCCGGTGCTGAAGAGCCGCATGCAgccagagggggaggcagaaCACACCGACTTTACGCTCCGCGTCTATGATGACCATAGCCCCCTCTACGATACCGCCCCATGGCACGTTTATGGTCTTCACACCGACGTCGAGAAGGCCTTTCAGCGCACGGCGGTGGACGCGGTTGGTGCCACTCCCGCAGAGCGTGCTGCGgctggaggcagaggcattggtggcggcgcccaCGTTGGCGAGCTtcaacagcaacagctgGATCTTCGGCGGCTGCCTGAATCTGTTTTCACCTACATCCAGGCAAAGGACCCGCAGTCGTTTCAGACACCGTCGTCATGGATGTCGCACAACATCATGATTTTGCGCAAGGCGTACGACTCAAGCTTCCGTCTCCAGCTGTCGTTGAGCCCTGTTGACCATGCCCAAAGCGATGCGGCTCCGGAGGCGTCGACCACGCATAGGATCGGAAACCCTGTCCCACGCTACGAGGCGCTCAGCACGTGTCAGCTGACCAATGCGCTTCGGTGGAGGTCCAAAGCGATCAGTCTGCACTCCGCCAAGGTCTTCCGCCCATGGCTCACGGTATTCAACAGCACCCAGGGCCTCTACGAGCGCATTGCCACAAGTGCATTGGCGGAGTTGTTTGGATCACTAACCTTCACTAGGGGTCACTACCTGCATGTGTCCGCCGACGTGGACGACGCCTGGGATCAGCAAGGGCGGGCCGCGGAGCTGTGGAGTGACAAGCAACTGCAGGCGTCACGGCAGCGAGTCAGCGCGCTCGCTGCTATCGGCTCGCGCACCGACGAAGCGTATGGCCAGCCGTCATTGACAGGGCTGCTACTCTTGTTTCTCACACGGTGGAATaaggaggtggcgaaggATATTTTCGCCTCATGGCTGCTCGGTGCGCAGGACCCAGAGACGGGCTTCGTGCCTAACCGCGCCGTCTTCAGTGCCGAGACGCGCTCCTTTACACCACGGGCGCTGCGCTACGAGCATCCCACCATGGCTTCCCCACCAACGCTGCTCTTGGGGCTGGAGGAGTTGCTGAAGGAGATGAGTCGCAAGTCGGCGCGACTCGCATCGGCGAACCGTCGCAAGACACGCAACACCCCGGAGTACTtcgagagggaaagggtTGCTGACAAGGCATTTCTGCGCACCATTTTGCCCGCACTGAAGCGCTGGCGCACGTGGTGGCACCGCACGCAATGCGGAGGCGCCACGGACGAGCTGGCCCGACACTGTCGCTCTCGCAGGCCTCTGGAGGAGTGGCCACTGCAGCCGGTGGAGGACCAGCCGGAGAGCCTGCTGGTATACCGCTGGCGTGGGCGGGATAGACATTGGTTGCCAACAAGCGGCATGGAGGATTACCCGCGGCCCATCTGCGCCGGCGAGCATCACCGCGAGGCGCACGTGGATGCTTTTTCATGggttgcgctgctgagcacaTTGATCAGCCGAATCGAGACTGAGTTCTTGCATGAAACGGAGAGTGTTCGTCTTGACTGGGAGGCTCACCTGAACGCTGTGCATTGGAATGCCACAGAGATGCGCTACGGCGACCGCATtgggtgcagcagctggacgCATACTCCGTACTTTGGCTACGCAAACCTGTACCCTGTGATGCTTGGCGTGGTACGCCGAGACCTCTCCAGGGCAGCGCGCACCATTGCGCTGGCTCAGCAGGAGCTCGAGAGCGACTACGGGCTGATGTCCGTGTCGTTCTCATCGGTGCGTCTTGCGCGTGAATCGGGGCTGCCACACCATAACATGTGGATGGGGTACGTGTGGCCCTCTGCCAACCTGCTTTTCCTCTACGGTGTTAAGTCCCACTATTTGGAGGTGCTggacagcaccagcgccgcggccggcGGCTTGGCAGAGACGCAGCTGTACAACTTCTACACGAGCCTTCGAGTGAACATTATAGAGGCGATTCGCGGAGGGTCGCGTTGGTGGGAGTACTACAGTCCCCTTGACggacggggggagggcagcaaGACGCACGTTGCAACGCACAGTCTGTTGCTTGGCCTGCTGGACAACTTTGCGTAA
- a CDS encoding 40S ribosomal protein S29, putative (TriTrypDB/GeneDB-style sysID: LpmP.28.2340) — protein sequence MGHLDQWRSRQKIGMGKGARCCVICSNQKALIRKYELNVCRQCFRENAEHIGFTKLR from the coding sequence ATGGGCCATCTTGACCAGTGGCGTTCCCGCCAGAAGATCGGGATGGGCAAGggcgcccgctgctgcgtcattTGCTCCAACCAGAAGGCTCTCATCCGCAAGTACGAGCTGAACGTGTGCCGTCAGTGCTTCCGTGAGAACGCTGAGCACATCGGCTTCACCAAGCTGCGCTAA
- a CDS encoding glycoprotein 96-92, putative (TriTrypDB/GeneDB-style sysID: LpmP.28.2350) yields the protein MSSAGSDTAVQHVDPEAEVSGTPLNNTSCEEAAAADSFHINGADNDKPLSEIPSTKKRLLRKENKGGSSAEVARRLKQEEKKLAEKIAKAREAEAQAAKEKANRVRQAEAERRKKRDEKDARAQKGVEEERKLKEEQKRQREEEEKQRAEMVRKQREESQRKREEIQRQREEEMKRRKAEAEAEKQRLKELQEEHEKKLEEARQHRIAEEKEAQKRTEKKAEDDFSATRRQRKEEEEQRLRQREEEEKQRAEMVRKQREESQRKREELKQKEAKEAEEIKRQRKEVQAELQKKREKEQQELRKKVSERRMKGKTDSKKEQILQQKKMAAAAERERLEEQLRKQKEAEEREIAEKHRRVMEQLEKNYEIVNEEEYERERREREERAREERGGMDKVTEEVLVDA from the coding sequence ATGAGCTCTGCAGGCTCCGATACAGCGGTACAGCATGTCGACCCTGAGGCAGAGGTTAGTGGTACCCCGCTAAACAACACTTCctgcgaggaggcggccgcTGCAGACAGCTTTCACATCAACGGCGCTGACAACGATAAGCCCCTGTCCGAAATTCCTTCCACCAAGAAGCGTCTCTTGCggaaggaaaacaaaggtGGGTCTTCTGCCGAAGTCGCTAGAAGGCTTAaacaggaagaaaaaaagctcGCTGAGAAAATTGCCAAGGCGCGCGAAGCAGAGGCTcaggcagcgaaggagaaggcgaatCGGGTGCGTCAGGCCGAAGCTGAAAGGCGCAAGAAACGAGATGAGAAAGATGCACGTGCTCAGAAGGGCGTAGAGGAAGAGCGGAAGCtgaaagaggagcagaagcgccagcgtgaggaggaggagaaacagcGGGCCGAGATGGTTCGCAAGCAGCGCGAGGAGTCCCAGAGGAAGCGCGAGGAGATCCAGAGgcagcgcgaggaggagatgaagcgCCGCAAGGCTGAGGCGGAGGCCGAGAAGCAGAggctgaaggagctgcaggaggagcacgagaagaagctggaggaggcccGTCAGCATCGCAttgcggaggagaaggaggcacagAAGAGGACCGAGAAGAAGGCCGAGGATGATTTTTCTGCGACGCGTCGTCagcggaaggaggaggaggagcaacggctgcgccagcgtgaggaggaggagaagcagcgagcCGAGATGGTGCGCAAGCAGCGCGAGGAGTCCCAGAGGAAGCGCGAGGAATTGAAGCAGAAGGAGGCcaaggaggcagaggagatCAAGCGCCAGCGAAAGGAAGTACAAGCAGAGCTGCagaagaaacgagaaaaggagcagcaggagctccGCAAGAAGGTCTCTGAGCGTCGCATGAAGGGCAAGACAGACTCAAAAAAGGAGCAGATTCTCCAGCAGAAGAagatggctgctgctgcagagcgagagcgccTTGAGGAGCAGCTTAGGAAGCAGAaagaagcggaggagagggagatcGCGGAAAAGCACAGGCGAGTGATGGAGCAGCTAGAGAAGAACTATGAAATCGTCAACGAGGAGGAGTACGAGCGGGAGCGCCGGGAgcgggaggagagggcaagggaggaaaggggaggtaTGGACAAGGTAACTGAGGAGGTCCTCGTGGATGCATAG
- a CDS encoding 2,3-bisphosphoglycerate-independent phosphoglycerate mutase-like (TriTrypDB/GeneDB-style sysID: LpmP.28.2360): protein MSTVYHLIFVYGTLQRGENDYPYWLADEAEAVFVARARTVSRYPFFVSLPPDHSECLPCVLNFPDCNVSGCAQVEGEVYLVSAKMKAWLDVLKDIAGGTHVSVPTPVELCEAPSASFRARGGSTAASLTWPGTVAGEAVTVTAALYFSAKGYPEDWSSPAPRSSSRLISKFSVASMLRLYGDRFNGGVPAHLRETQNSAKAKVMQAELNALPEAYWPPSTIAYRAATAKARAAQADEEHTSDMPLIPCYGAPLFPKPMILFIIDGIGDNTYRELGGRTPLEVVAGVPVPSRCEYSPARESAFAHSLSVTEEMLVDSAAAGAALCETVNEHVTPGINVVTRHGVSGLMDPYMAGKSCGSDTAHLSIFGYPPTTYYRGRGAYEALGAGLELEDEDVAFKGNFSTFADRTEELWGDEDPALEAKAVLSTSSAHQYVTHRRCDRDFAAEGPVLCNDLNGTTVATDLHGIPFEYPHTIKMLYATEHRCGVALSGARRVVRADGSSAVLGMLSDKITGTDPLMDGQLLLHCKPTVGEGHPEYAAAAYTCRLVEAASAVLTRRLKAHPVNEARRQHNRAVAARLADEAGTSGSNTVARKNVANLVLFRGAAKKGWVPTFVVRHGLHGLILAPTCIIKGLGICCGLRGEVCHACDPTGQESLRGATGDYHSDLMVKVRAALHALRIECPSSHEAAVTAALQSTATTAQQASRIIDPQYNFVVIHVKGVDNAGHDRNLKLKLEMLRRSGLAMEALWSALPAGATMAVTADHSTPLGLGDHCCEPVPVSVAVKRATSDGALSAFPIDGVEYYSEMMAASGALGRFRGGELIPLMKRVHHHYHYV, encoded by the coding sequence ATGAGCACGGTATACCACCTCATATTTGTGTACGGGACGCTGCAGCGGGGCGAGAACGACTACCCGTACTGGCTGGCTGACGAGGCCGAGGCCGTCTTCGTGGCCCGTGCACGCACTGTCAGTCGTTACCCCTTCTTTGTGAGCCTCCCCCCCGACCACTCCGAGTGCTTGCCATGTGTCCTGAACTTCCCTGATTGTAACGTGTCGGGGTGCGCGCAGGTCGAGGGCGAAGTCTATTTAGTCTCAGCGAAGATGAAAGCGTGGCTTGATGTACTGAAGGACATCGCCGGTGGGACGCACGTGTCTGTGCCCACGCCGGTGGAGCTGTGCGAGGCTCCAAGCGCGTCATTTCGGGCACGCGGCGGATCCACAGCGGCGTCCCTCACGTGGCCAGGGACGGTGGCAGGGGAAGCGGTGACAGTGACTGCTGCCTTGTACTTCAGCGCCAAGGGGTACCCGGAAGACTGGTCATCGCCGGccccccgcagcagctcccgaTTGATTTCCAAGTTCTCGGTTGCCAGCATGTTACGTCTCTATGGCGACCGCTTCAACGGGGGCGTGCCAGCGCATCTCAGGGAGACCCAGAATTCGGCCAAGGCAAAAGTCATGCAGGCGGAACTGAATGCGCTGCCTGAGGCATATTGGCCGCCCTCTACGATTGCCTaccgcgctgccaccgccaagGCCCGCGCGGCTCAGGCGGATGAGGAGCACACGAGTGATATGCCGCTCATTCCGTGCTACGGTGCCCCACTCTTCCCCAAACCGATGATTCTTTTCATCATCGACGGCATCGGCGACAATACGTACCGCGAGCTGGGCGGTCGCACACCtctggaggtggtggcaggcgTGCCGGTTCCGTCGCGGTGTGAGTATTCGCCTGCCAGAGAGTCTGCATTCGCACATTCGCTGAGTGTGACGGAGGAGATGCTCGTggacagtgctgctgctggtgctgcgttgTGCGAGACGGTCAACGAGCATGTTACCCCTGGAATCAATGTCGTGACCCGGCACGGCGTTAGCGGTCTCATGGATCCCTACATGGCTGggaagagctgcggcagcgacacggcTCACCTCAGCATATTCGGGTACCCTCCCACCACGTACTACCGTGGCCGTGGCGCCTACGAGGCACTAGGGGCTGGGCTAGAActggaggacgaggacgtcgCCTTCAAGGGTAACTTCTCTACCTTCGCAGACCGAACTGAGGAGCTGTGGGGCGACGAGGACCccgcgctggaggcgaaggcCGTGTTGTCGACGTCCTCAGCACACCAGTATGTCACCCACCGCCGGTGTGACCGCGACTTCGCGGCCGAGGGCCCGGTGCTTTGCAACGACCTCAACGGCACAACGGTGGCCACTGACCTGCATGGCATTCCGTTCGAGTACCCCCACACCATCAAGATGTTGTACGCTACGGAGCACCGCTGTGGAGTGGCGCTGAGCGGGGCGCGGCGAGTCGTGCGCGCGGACGGGTCGTCGGCAGTGCTCGGCATGCTGTCAGACAAGATCACCGGCACAGATCCACTCATGGACGGGCAATTGCTGCTGCATTGCAAGCCAACGGTGGGAGAGGGCCACCCCGAGtacgccgctgcggcctACACGTGTCGGCTTGTGGAGGCTGCCTCAGCTGTCTTGACGCGCAGGCTCAAGGCACATCCGGTGAATGAGGCTAGGCGCCAGCACAaccgcgccgtcgccgcgagGCTCGCGGATGAAGCGGGTACGAGTGGCTCAAACACCGTGGCGCGCAAGAACGTGGCAAACCTCGTCTTGTTCCGTGGGGCTGCCAAGAAGGGGTGGGTGCCGACGTTCGTGGTGCGCCACGGCCTTCATGGGCTGATCCTAGCACCGACCTGCATTATCAAAGGACTGGGCATCTGCTGTGGGCTGCGCGGTGAGGTGTGTCACGCATGCGACCCGACCGGGCAAGAGTCTCTCCGTGGTGCCACTGGTGACTACCACTCAGATCTCATGGTCAAGGTGAGGGCCGCATTGCACGCGCTGCGAATCGAGTGCCCGTCATCGCACGAGGCCGCGGTGACAGCTGCCCTGCAGTCGACGGCCACGACAGCACAGCAGGCAAGCCGCATAATTGACCCACAGTACAACTTTGTGGTGATTCACGTCAAGGGTGTCGACAACGCTGGACATGACAGGAACCTCAAGCTCAAGCTGGAGATGCTTCGGCGGTCTGGGCTGGCGATGGAGGCGCTGTGGAGTGCGCTGCCTGCGGGAGCCACCATGGCCGTCACTGCGGATCACTCCACTCCGCTGGGACTTGGCGACCACTGCTGTGAGCCGGTGCCGGTATCGGTGGCTGTCAAGCGGGCGACCTCTGATGGCGCACTCTCCGCGTTCCCGATCGACGGCGTCGAGTACTACAGCGAGATGATGGCCGCGTCAGGAGCGCTGGGTCGTTTCCGCGGTGGCGAGCTCATCCCTCTCATGAAGCGCgtgcaccaccactatcACTACGTCTAA
- a CDS encoding cyclin dependent kinase-binding protein, putative (TriTrypDB/GeneDB-style sysID: LpmP.28.2370), with protein MSVQRATAFLSAISPTELHPHPLRGTARSSAQKDSGSNSNSHSDSLGGSFNNIETKEEGAVLDGMSRALGPGTGSSGVLRNFTIHVPNTGGLVAPANIRVGGLASAATQSTSAPSAASITSGNDPDAPVTLDAVSTARAHFSRSICGASVSKAVSQVTPQQLQHRRRQPFAADASFRNRRQESFLKSLGNSMKPVKRRRRHNSSSSSSSSSSSRSESRRSATSLVNSGVTAVCGLGAGAGGVRQDAGTSAANPGVTAADRDLSGTTLSGGATVPGGESNLPPPQGHRRRVSGNNGGKPPLQVHDLVKREGQRVRLRWIYSDVQQHRSSSSSSSSSPLSRRSSSSPQGRGKRSPKYVPGGGDGTAEVKGSLAASGAGQPPDPLEGEWSGTPQHLSSVSHTLMPLLSLSSSSSSPSSDGNSRRCRTRSKRRWQRQCWAQLAATPLSLCTILTKFEPCVTSVWKENQVIQPYRGESNASSSRSSSSSKKRSSSSSSSSSSSSSPSHSWDCNELTCEYQDFVVNSQYLAGNYADRRHVAEMTSVAGSSRSSDAGLKIHSLYLSLSSKAHSDSGTHSCRGCGSRTQSDSSSSHGSSCSSSRRNRGSSRSSRSHSSRSSRSSSRGSLNVRHRRHHHSRGKGGIISGEGDIRSYRKVLARQQCRNNPAFLNAYFLDTGNITGGERRRKMISLPSYRVSMISFVDKKILKKDLNHNFYIQHPGLEVRDIKLTHLRKIKHELLVYALEDNSLLDLTTTAYAYWYFERLVVQGMVGKHNRKEIMAACVLLAIKFLETGDLMKKIAYFKNRWRRFHNVSGVHVGNVNAMLGGGGAKGVEEDDEEVVHVDWKKVEEQEFPVYVGLDFTLLPGGDGQVIKTHIERLLQLINVTSQEYYSKKFVSPAYLNHYNCYSNLYY; from the coding sequence ATGAGTGTGCAGCGGGCGACAGCGTTCCTCAGCGCCATCAGTCCAACAGAGctgcacccccaccctctgcGCGGTACCGCTCGATCCAGCGCCCAGaaggacagcggcagcaactcCAACTCCCATTCCGACAGCCTTGGCGGCAGTTTCAACAACATCGAGACCAAGGAGGAAGGAGCAGTTCTGGATGGAATGTCGCGTGCGCTGGGCCCTGGTACCGGGTCGAGCGGCGTTCTGCGCAATTTCACGATACACGTTCCCAACACTGGTGGTCTCGTCGCTCCGGCCAACATCCGCGTCGGAGGCCTTGCTAGTGCTGCCACACAAAGTACGTCTGCTCCATCAGCTGCTAGCATAACAAGCGGCAACGATCCCGACGCCCCAGTCACTCTCGATGCCGTCTCCACCGCTCGTGCGCACTTCTCGCGCTCCATTTGTGGTGCGTCGGTTAGCAAGGCTGTTTCTCAGGTCACACCGCAGCAACTTCAACACCGACGCCGCCAGCCCTTTGCCGCCGACGCTTCTTTTCGAAACCGGCGGCAGGAGAGTTTTCTCAAGTCGCTAGGCAACAGCATGAAGCCCGTcaagcggcgtcgtcgtcacaacagcagcagcagctcttcttcctccagcagcagccgtagTGAGAGTCGGCGCAGCGCGACTTCGCTGGTGAACAGTGGTGTGACGGCGGTCTGCGGTCTTGGTGCGGGTGCTGGTGGCGTTAGGCAGGATGCGGGGACGTCTGCTGCCAACCCCGGCGTTACTGCCGCTGATAGAGACCTATCCGGCACTACGTTGagcggtggcgccactgTGCCCGGCGGGGAGTCGAATctaccgccaccacaggGGCATCGACGCCGCGTCAGCGGCAACAACGGGGgcaagccgccgctgcaggtcCACGACCtcgtgaagagggagggccAGCGGGTGCGACTGCGGTGGATTTACAGCGAcgttcagcagcaccgctcgtcctcatcgtcgtcatcttCATCCCCTTTGAGCCGTCGCTCTTCCAGCTCGCCGCAGGGACGCGGAAAGAGGAGCCCTAAGTACGTcccaggcggcggcgacgggaCCGCTGAAGTCAAAGGTTCACTGGCTGCATCTGGCGCAGGTCAGCCTCCTGACCCCCTCGAGGGGGAGTGGAGTGGAACACCTCAGCATCTGTCCAGCGTAAGTCACACTCTCATGCCATTGTTGTcgttgtcctcctcgtcctcctcgccatcttCCGACGGTAATTCGCGTCGTTGCCGCACTCGAAGCAAGAGGCGGTGGCAACGGCAGTGTTGGGCGCAGTTGGCTgccacgccgctgtcgctgtgcaCCATCTTGACGAAGTTCGAGCCTTGCGTGACATCGGTGTGGAAGGAGAACCAAGTGATACAGCCGTACCGGGGCGAGTCCaacgcgagcagcagcaggtccAGCTCGTCCTCCAAAAAGCgctcgtcctcgtcttcgtcgtcgtcgtcgtcgtcatcctccCCTTCGCACTCGTGGGACTGCAACGAGCTCACGTGCGAGTATCAAGATTTTGTGGTGAACAGCCAGTACCTCGCTGGTAACTACGCTGACCGCCGGCATGTGGCTGAGATGACCAGCGTGGCCGGTAGCTCCAGGTCTTCGGATGCGGGCCTCAAAATTCACTCGCTGTACTTGTCCTTATCCTCAAAGGCGCACTCTGACAGTGGCACCCACAGCTGTcgtggctgcggcagccgtaCACAAAGcgactcctcctcttctcacggtagcagctgcagctctaGTCGGCGcaaccgcggcagcagccgtagcagtcgcagccacagcagccggaGCAGCCGGAGCAGCTCACGCGGCTCCTTAAacgtgcgccaccgccgccatcatcACAGCCGCGGCAAGGGCGGCATCATCAGTGGCGAGGGTGACATTCGAAGCTACCGTAAGGTTCTCGCGCGACAACAGTGCCGAAACAACCCTGCCTTCTTGAACGCATATTTCCTCGACACGGGCAACATCACCGGTGGCGAGCGCCGCCGAAAGATgatctctctcccctcctaCCGTGTCTCGATGATCTCGTTCGTCGACAAGAAGATCTTGAAGAAGGACCTCAACCACAACTTCTACATTCAGCACCCCGGGCTTGAGGTGCGCGACATCAAACTGACGCACCTCCGCAAAATCAAGCACGAGCTTCTTGTTTACGCGCTCGAGGACAACTCTTTGCTGGACTTGACCACCACAGCGTACGCGTACTGGTACTTTGAGCGGCTCGTGGTGCAGGGGATGGTGGGCAAGCACAACCGAAAGGAGATCATGGCGGCATGTGTGTTGCTCGCCATTAAGTTCCTGGAAACGGGCGACCTCATGAAGAAGATCGCCTACTTCAAGAACCGGTGGCGCCGTTTTCACAACGTGTCTGGCGTGCACGTTGGCAATGTCAATGCGATgctcggtggcggcggcgctaaGGGAGTcgaggaggatgacgaggaggtAGTGCACGTGGATtggaagaaggtggaggagcaggagtTCCCGGTGTATGTTGGACTCGACTTTACACTGCTGCCCGGCGGGGACGGGCAGGTGATCAAGACGCACATtgagcgcctcctgcagctcatcAACGTGACCTCGCAGGAGTACTACAGCAAGAAGTTCGTGTCACCCGCGTATCTGAATCACTACAACTGCTACAGCAACCTCTACTACTAG
- a CDS encoding hypothetical protein (TriTrypDB/GeneDB-style sysID: LpmP.28.2380) translates to MLGHLVAYEAEHGWHGAYRPAMVEELASSSAPPPETLTGTDKVAYEWTGTVLLLSVLFHDVVYDPTRGDNESASAVVAAEFLEVMQRESEAIISSSVVLTAAAAAPTSVAGSSALSFASSITGAAVDDVSQQHSPSFSPALPLLWVDAQAIEFVRDSTMTYILKTKEHLLVEPKQPLHLPASPAEASTWAETVVASAVVQQGRDDPLHVFLDLDLAILGHPDADTYRHRYAENIQREYSHYPRADFLKGRAGFLNDFAQHLQWYKTPYFFYRLEAQARHNTAQESKALSVELAEAQLAS, encoded by the coding sequence ATGCTTGGGCACCTTGTCGCTTACGAAGCAGAACACGGCTGGCACGGCGCGTACAGACCAGCAATGGTAGAGGAGCTAgcctcgtcgtcggcgccgccgccagagACCCTGACGGGCACTGACAAAGTAGCGTACGAGTGGACTGGCACGGTGTTGCTTCTGTCCGTTCTCTTTCACGACGTCGTCTACGATCCAACTCGTGGCGACAACGAGAGTGCAAGTGCGGTGGTCGCCGCGGAGTTCCTCGAGGTGATGCAGCGTGAGAGTGAGGCGATCATCAGCTCGTCAGTAGTActcactgccgctgctgctgcaccgactAGCGTGGCCGGCTCGTCTGCATTGTCTTTCGCGAGTAGTATcacaggcgctgctgtggacgATGTGAGCCAGCAGCactctccttccttctctcctgcactgccgcttctctggGTCGACGCACAGGCGATTGAATTTGTGCGTGACTCCACAATGACGTACATACTGAAGACGAAGGAGCACCTCTTGGTTGAGCcgaagcagccgctgcacctgcCAGCCTCTCCTGCAGAGGCCTCCACATGGGCAGAGACGGTGGTAGCGAGTGCTGTTGTGCAGCAGGGCCGTGACGACCCACTGCATGTGTTTCTGGATCTGGACCTGGCCATCCTTGGACACCCGGACGCCGACACGTATCGTCACCGCTACGCAGAGAACATTCAGCGCGAGTACAGCCACTACCCACGCGCCGACTTCTTGAAGGGACGTGCTGGCTTCCTGAACGACtttgcgcagcacctgcagtggTACAAGACACCGTACTTCTTCTACCGACTTGAGGCTCAAGCGCGACACAACACCGCGCAGGAGTCGAAGGCGTTGAGCGTGGAGCTGGCAGAGGCGCAGTTGGCATCCTGA